Proteins encoded together in one Variovorax paradoxus EPS window:
- a CDS encoding sugar ABC transporter ATP-binding protein, with product MSALLELKGISKRFGASRALSGVDFSLHAGEIHALCGENGAGKSTLMNIIDGIHRPDEGEILLNGQKVVIDGPAHAMRLGIGLVHQEIALCADATVAENIFMPEINAGKAAWMNYASFNERAAKVLRRLGQDIDPATPVGDLSISSQQLVEIAKALTLDCKVLILDEPTAALTDNESAALFRVLHDLKAQGIGIIYISHRMAEIFTHCDRVTVLRDGRNVHCGPLAGSTPDELVRRMVGRDLGNYYPPKQSASPTAESSGPVLEVNDIADGERVHGVSFALKRGEILGIAGLMGAGRSELAETICGLRIAKRGAVRLNGKTLTIRKYSDALRAGIAYLSEDRKAAGVFLDLPIAQNVSSMALSRVSSAWGLLQRSAEHKLAKTLGAKLNLKSDGVAIEVSSLSGGNQQKVAIAKLLATNPSVLLMDEPTRGVDVGAKSEIHHILRELANQGVGVIVISSELPEIIGLCDRALVIRDGQVAGELEANEMTEEALLRLASGLCEQETA from the coding sequence GTGAGCGCCTTGCTCGAACTGAAGGGGATCAGCAAGCGCTTCGGCGCTTCGCGCGCGCTCTCGGGCGTGGACTTCTCGCTGCATGCGGGCGAGATCCACGCCCTGTGCGGCGAGAACGGCGCGGGGAAGTCGACGTTGATGAACATCATCGACGGCATCCACCGCCCCGACGAGGGAGAGATCCTGCTGAACGGCCAGAAGGTCGTGATCGACGGCCCTGCGCACGCGATGCGCCTGGGCATCGGCCTGGTGCACCAGGAGATCGCGCTGTGCGCAGACGCAACCGTCGCCGAGAACATCTTCATGCCGGAAATCAACGCCGGCAAAGCGGCGTGGATGAACTACGCCAGCTTCAACGAACGCGCGGCCAAGGTGCTGCGCCGGCTGGGGCAGGACATCGACCCCGCCACGCCGGTGGGCGACCTCAGCATCTCCAGCCAGCAACTGGTGGAGATCGCAAAGGCCCTCACGCTCGACTGCAAGGTGCTGATCCTGGACGAGCCCACGGCCGCGCTGACCGACAACGAGTCGGCGGCGCTGTTCCGCGTGCTGCACGACCTGAAGGCGCAGGGCATCGGCATCATCTACATCAGCCATCGCATGGCGGAAATCTTCACGCACTGCGACCGCGTCACCGTGCTGCGCGACGGGCGCAATGTGCACTGCGGACCGCTGGCCGGATCGACGCCCGATGAGCTGGTGCGCCGCATGGTCGGGCGCGATCTCGGCAACTACTATCCGCCGAAGCAATCCGCGTCCCCAACCGCCGAATCCTCCGGCCCCGTGCTCGAAGTGAACGACATTGCAGATGGCGAGCGCGTGCACGGCGTCTCGTTTGCGCTGAAGCGCGGCGAGATCCTCGGCATCGCGGGCCTCATGGGCGCCGGCCGCAGCGAACTCGCCGAAACCATCTGCGGCCTGCGCATCGCCAAGCGCGGCGCAGTACGTTTGAACGGCAAGACGCTCACCATCCGCAAGTACAGCGACGCGCTGCGCGCAGGCATCGCCTACCTCAGCGAAGACCGCAAGGCGGCCGGTGTGTTCCTCGACCTGCCGATCGCGCAGAACGTCTCGTCGATGGCACTCAGCCGCGTGAGCTCGGCCTGGGGCCTCTTGCAGCGCTCGGCCGAACACAAGCTCGCGAAGACGCTCGGCGCCAAGCTGAACCTGAAATCCGACGGCGTCGCCATCGAGGTCTCCAGCCTCTCGGGCGGCAACCAGCAGAAGGTGGCCATCGCCAAGCTCTTGGCCACCAACCCCTCGGTGCTGCTGATGGACGAGCCCACGCGCGGCGTCGACGTGGGTGCGAAGTCGGAGATCCACCACATCCTGCGCGAGCTCGCGAACCAGGGCGTGGGCGTGATCGTGATCTCGTCGGAGCTGCCCGAGATCATCGGCCTCTGCGACCGCGCTCTCGTGATCCGCGACGGCCAGGTCGCGGGCGAACTTGAAGCTAACGAAATGACGGAAGAAGCCCTGCTGCGGCTGGCTTCCGGACTCTGCGAACAGGAAACAGCATGA
- a CDS encoding substrate-binding domain-containing protein — translation MRRNFLKSAAAAGIGLAGASAFAQQQAAAPAAGTGLRGNASDVYVMNVMVSGVEYWFPVYEMMKQLGRTLGVKTRYTGTPEYDVNKQLASFEQELARKPAGILLHPMNPDPFIEPINRAAAMGIPVVTFAADSPNSKRTSFVTSDNDREGTQAADAIAASLNGKGEYAVLENPGQDNHDRRIAAFVNRMKTKHTGMKLVGRAASNQDPNKAYQAVLSLAQANPNLGALFMPEANSALGAAQAKVETKKNIKVMCCDVNAKILDMIKSGDVFGAINPNQGMQGYMGMMMLFLAKNPSLIDPMNDAKRNGTNPMAVPFLDNGLAVVSKANADDFYWDKYLARRGTKGIGE, via the coding sequence ATGAGGCGTAATTTCCTGAAGTCCGCAGCCGCCGCCGGTATCGGCCTGGCCGGTGCGAGCGCGTTCGCGCAACAGCAAGCAGCTGCCCCTGCTGCAGGCACCGGCCTGCGCGGCAATGCCAGCGACGTCTACGTGATGAACGTGATGGTCTCCGGCGTGGAGTACTGGTTCCCGGTCTACGAAATGATGAAGCAGCTCGGCCGCACGCTGGGCGTGAAGACGCGCTACACCGGCACCCCGGAGTACGACGTGAACAAGCAGCTCGCGTCGTTCGAGCAGGAACTGGCGCGCAAGCCCGCGGGCATCCTGCTGCACCCGATGAACCCCGATCCGTTCATCGAGCCGATCAACCGCGCCGCGGCGATGGGCATCCCGGTCGTCACCTTCGCGGCCGATTCGCCGAATTCGAAGCGCACCTCGTTCGTCACCTCGGACAACGACCGCGAAGGCACGCAGGCGGCCGACGCGATTGCCGCCTCGCTCAACGGCAAGGGCGAATACGCCGTGCTGGAGAACCCGGGCCAGGACAACCACGACCGCCGCATCGCCGCCTTCGTGAACCGCATGAAGACCAAGCACACGGGCATGAAGCTGGTCGGCCGCGCCGCCAGCAACCAGGACCCGAACAAGGCCTACCAAGCCGTGCTGAGTCTTGCGCAAGCCAACCCGAACCTGGGCGCGCTCTTCATGCCCGAGGCCAACTCGGCGCTCGGCGCGGCGCAGGCCAAGGTCGAGACCAAGAAGAACATCAAGGTGATGTGCTGCGACGTCAACGCCAAGATCCTGGACATGATCAAGTCCGGCGACGTGTTCGGCGCCATCAACCCGAACCAGGGCATGCAGGGCTACATGGGCATGATGATGTTGTTCCTGGCCAAGAACCCCTCGCTCATCGACCCGATGAACGACGCCAAGCGCAACGGCACGAACCCGATGGCCGTGCCCTTCCTGGACAACGGCCTGGCCGTGGTGAGCAAGGCCAACGCCGACGACTTCTACTGGGACAAGTACCTCGCGCGCCGCGGCACCAAGGGAATCGGCGAGTGA
- a CDS encoding aldo/keto reductase, with product MKSEMKKTTLGPSGIECSAIGLGTWAMGGWMWGGGDNAAAVIAIQASLDAGVNLIDTAPAYGLGRSESIVGTALKGRRQEAVIATKCGLVWHTQQGTHFFEEDGHPVYRFLGRESIFHECEESLKRLQTDYIDLYITHWQDSTTPVAETMDALLDLKKQGKIRAIGVSNVNPETLAEYLRYGPVDAAQERYSLIDREIETTLAPLCSEHNVAVLGYSSLALGLLAGPIDPEREFKGDDQRASNPRFSAANRATLKAFFEELEPIRAKLGCSFGQMMIAWTVARGTVAVALCGARVRQQAIENAGAGAVELGDEALRLIDAAAKRHLSALA from the coding sequence ATGAAGAGCGAGATGAAGAAGACAACGCTGGGCCCGTCGGGCATCGAATGCTCGGCCATCGGCCTGGGCACCTGGGCCATGGGCGGCTGGATGTGGGGCGGTGGGGACAACGCGGCCGCCGTCATCGCGATCCAGGCCTCGCTCGACGCGGGCGTGAACCTGATCGACACCGCGCCGGCCTATGGCCTCGGCCGCTCCGAAAGCATCGTCGGCACCGCGCTCAAGGGGCGCCGGCAAGAAGCCGTGATCGCCACCAAATGCGGCCTCGTCTGGCACACACAACAAGGTACGCACTTCTTCGAAGAAGACGGCCACCCGGTGTACCGCTTCCTAGGGCGCGAGTCGATCTTCCATGAGTGCGAAGAGAGCCTGAAGCGCCTGCAGACCGACTACATCGACCTCTACATCACCCACTGGCAGGACAGCACCACGCCCGTGGCCGAGACCATGGACGCGTTGCTCGACCTCAAGAAGCAGGGAAAGATCCGCGCCATCGGCGTGAGCAACGTTAACCCCGAGACGCTCGCCGAGTACCTGCGCTACGGCCCGGTCGATGCGGCGCAGGAGCGCTACAGCCTGATCGACCGCGAGATCGAAACGACGCTCGCGCCCTTGTGCAGCGAGCACAACGTCGCGGTGCTGGGCTACTCGTCGCTGGCCCTCGGCCTTCTGGCTGGCCCGATCGATCCCGAGCGCGAATTCAAGGGCGACGACCAGCGCGCGAGCAACCCGCGCTTCAGCGCCGCCAATCGCGCGACGCTCAAGGCTTTCTTCGAAGAGCTGGAGCCCATTCGCGCAAAGCTGGGCTGCTCGTTCGGCCAGATGATGATCGCGTGGACCGTTGCGCGCGGCACGGTCGCCGTCGCACTCTGCGGCGCGCGCGTGCGCCAGCAGGCCATCGAGAACGCCGGTGCCGGCGCGGTCGAACTGGGCGACGAAGCCTTGCGACTGATCGACGCCGCGGCGAAGCGCCACCTCTCCGCGCTCGCCTGA
- a CDS encoding RICIN domain-containing protein, whose translation MKIRYYVMALMVPFVTLLTHAAITGVSPMTTLSNMATAVSEAVADPLPLQGPGLGNLTYTSAELFKPVSMITSPNHPLDPAHSSAYESREVPATYAGRKDYGMNAGIMVNGYFLTSFAPDSGLGPGGFLLYDVSNPRQIQLVKKIYEPEARTKEFRETHSFGTAKIGGKTYVVLPSINGVEFWDFTDINDIKQVKKLALPGVNSGDYENVAWQLWWQAPYLYVASAGRGMFIVDARDPANAVVANRGAGKPNPVPTGELGGFRLGPIFTMGNHMVLTAMESNGGFASLDISDPLNPKVLDSIVGTTPFYYATCFDGRNLHVSTRNSGAKMYSYDLSDRSRFVAEDNRLVIDEQLYCATQDNYVIQGAQTRIHKVDVSNPLNHVEVGRGSILREDDPNFSHSDNGQVAIFGNLVFVGNDHGSGSGFVVHAVDPDIVKPEVKQVSPANGAKQQALTSRIGLGMTDNIRPESVNSNTFIVRPVGGNTLAGTYSVQLGIVNFHPEQPLQPGTSYEVFLPANGLKDYAGNAIGADYRSTFNTGNATDINLMHYWTLAGNLSDQIGNNSGTPASGDAFESIGMNFANRTAGVPLKNDGVATVLGGTASLSFYMKTTQAGGANSWTAPGIFGRDQPSGADDVFWGWLDSNGRIKLSVGNDGGTASTAAVNDGNWHHVVLTRDAASGAQAVYVDGVKTTSAGLTGTKGLANKFSVLGQIQGNTALFKGTLAEVRVYGRVLSDTEVNTLRGQAIIGDPGIGGGPKLVNGQLVFNPGTLGSSGAQFRWNFGDGTQTAYSNQPNYTYTYTRPGHFTVTLTVKDANGRETFYTYNLTVIVPTTARAPTHTTNIAGDANSVYSVNPDSGTVAAINSETLAKRWEVRVGDEAKTLAVGPDGRIWVTVQGEDKLVALNAADGSVSATVPLAYGSGPYGVAFTPDGAKGLLTLESKSVLMSFDPSNGATTGAVALEGNLRGIAVSGDAQVAYVTRFKSKMTGGQLHKVNLQSMSAMPTIALPVDTTTVDTESRARGVANYLSQVIISPDGTRAVLPSKKDNIVRGKFRDGINLSHDQTVRSILSQVNLQTAAEVFAEQIDFDDRAPARAALYSPSGDYLFVAQMEGNRVAIVDPYSRSVRGEINASSAPHGLYLDAARKRLFVNNFLARSVSVHDVASVLASETAAPVFLQNVSTVAQEPMAAAALRGKQVFYNASDRRMSKDNYISCASCHADAGDDGMVWDFTQRGEGLRRTISLMGRRGLGHGKLHWTANFDEVQDFENDIRNEFGGTGFLSNADFTATQDPLGAPKAGKNAQLDDLAAYLTSLNKYMRSPARNADGSLSVDAARGQALFASAQCVTCHTGATFRDGQRHDVGTIQLSSGKGMNQPLAGVGFDTPTLLGTWNTTAFFHNGQAATLQDVLAGGHGNASSLPPADVVAIREYVRSQDSDPTPTITRIRSNLSNLCVNIKGVSTTSGATAVQWPCGTASNEKFTVTSLTGGYVQFKAEHSGLCLAQSGTATTNAAVVQLACSAGDTTQWSLVGGTIKNRASGSCLDVPNASTAQDTALITWTCNGGTNQSWTQLP comes from the coding sequence ATGAAGATCCGGTACTACGTGATGGCATTGATGGTGCCGTTCGTCACACTGCTGACGCACGCGGCAATCACCGGGGTCAGTCCGATGACGACCCTCAGCAACATGGCCACGGCGGTCTCCGAAGCAGTGGCCGACCCGCTCCCGCTGCAGGGACCGGGCCTGGGCAATCTCACCTACACCTCGGCGGAACTGTTCAAGCCGGTGTCGATGATCACCAGCCCCAACCACCCGCTCGATCCGGCGCACAGCAGCGCCTACGAGTCGCGCGAGGTGCCCGCCACCTACGCGGGCCGCAAGGACTACGGCATGAACGCCGGCATCATGGTCAACGGCTACTTCCTCACCTCCTTCGCGCCGGACAGCGGCCTCGGCCCGGGCGGCTTCCTGCTGTACGACGTGTCGAACCCGCGGCAGATCCAGCTCGTCAAGAAGATCTACGAGCCGGAGGCCCGCACCAAGGAGTTCCGCGAGACGCACTCCTTCGGCACCGCGAAGATCGGCGGCAAGACGTATGTGGTGCTGCCCAGCATCAACGGCGTCGAGTTCTGGGACTTCACCGACATCAACGACATCAAGCAGGTGAAGAAACTCGCGCTGCCCGGTGTCAATTCCGGCGACTACGAGAACGTGGCGTGGCAGCTCTGGTGGCAGGCGCCCTACCTGTACGTGGCCTCGGCCGGCCGCGGCATGTTCATCGTCGATGCACGGGACCCGGCGAATGCCGTGGTCGCCAACCGCGGCGCGGGCAAGCCCAACCCGGTGCCCACCGGCGAACTCGGCGGTTTCCGCCTCGGCCCGATCTTCACGATGGGCAACCACATGGTGCTGACCGCGATGGAAAGCAACGGCGGTTTCGCGAGCCTGGACATCTCCGACCCGCTCAACCCCAAGGTGCTCGATTCCATCGTGGGCACCACGCCGTTCTATTACGCGACCTGCTTCGATGGCAGGAACCTGCACGTCTCCACGCGCAACAGCGGCGCGAAGATGTACAGCTACGACCTCTCCGACCGATCGCGCTTCGTGGCCGAGGACAACCGGCTGGTCATCGACGAGCAGCTCTATTGCGCCACGCAGGACAACTACGTCATTCAAGGCGCGCAGACGCGCATCCACAAGGTGGACGTGAGCAATCCGCTCAACCACGTGGAAGTGGGCCGCGGCAGCATCCTGCGCGAGGACGATCCGAACTTCTCGCACTCGGACAACGGCCAGGTCGCGATCTTCGGCAACCTCGTCTTCGTGGGCAACGACCACGGCTCGGGCAGCGGCTTCGTCGTGCATGCGGTGGACCCGGACATCGTCAAGCCGGAAGTGAAACAGGTCTCGCCCGCCAACGGCGCGAAGCAGCAGGCGCTGACATCGCGCATCGGCCTGGGCATGACCGACAACATCCGCCCCGAGAGCGTGAACTCCAACACCTTCATCGTGCGTCCGGTGGGCGGCAACACGCTGGCGGGCACCTACAGCGTGCAGTTGGGCATCGTCAACTTCCATCCCGAGCAGCCGCTGCAGCCGGGCACGAGCTATGAAGTGTTCCTGCCGGCCAACGGCCTGAAGGACTATGCGGGCAACGCCATCGGCGCGGACTACCGCTCGACCTTCAACACCGGCAACGCGACCGACATCAACCTGATGCACTACTGGACGCTGGCGGGCAACCTCTCCGACCAGATCGGCAACAACAGCGGCACACCGGCCTCGGGCGACGCGTTCGAGAGCATCGGCATGAACTTCGCGAACCGCACCGCCGGTGTGCCGCTGAAGAACGACGGCGTGGCCACCGTGCTCGGCGGCACCGCATCGTTGAGCTTCTACATGAAGACCACGCAGGCGGGCGGTGCGAACTCCTGGACCGCGCCCGGCATCTTCGGGCGCGACCAGCCGAGCGGTGCGGACGATGTGTTCTGGGGCTGGCTCGACAGCAACGGGCGCATCAAGCTCTCGGTCGGCAACGACGGCGGCACCGCCTCCACCGCGGCGGTGAACGACGGCAACTGGCATCACGTGGTGCTGACGCGAGATGCGGCCTCGGGCGCGCAGGCGGTGTACGTCGACGGCGTGAAGACCACCTCCGCGGGCCTCACCGGCACCAAGGGCCTCGCGAACAAGTTCAGCGTGCTGGGCCAGATCCAGGGCAACACGGCGCTCTTCAAGGGCACGCTGGCGGAGGTGCGGGTCTACGGCCGCGTGCTGTCCGACACCGAGGTGAACACGCTGCGCGGGCAGGCCATCATCGGCGACCCCGGCATCGGCGGCGGACCGAAGCTGGTCAACGGCCAACTGGTGTTCAACCCCGGCACGTTGGGGAGCAGCGGCGCGCAGTTCCGCTGGAACTTCGGCGACGGCACGCAGACGGCCTACTCGAATCAGCCGAACTACACCTACACCTACACGCGCCCCGGCCACTTCACGGTGACGCTGACGGTGAAGGACGCCAACGGCCGCGAAACCTTCTACACCTACAACCTCACCGTGATCGTTCCGACCACGGCGCGGGCGCCCACGCACACCACCAACATCGCGGGCGATGCGAACTCGGTGTACTCGGTCAACCCCGACAGCGGCACGGTCGCCGCCATCAACTCCGAAACGCTGGCCAAGCGCTGGGAAGTGCGCGTGGGCGACGAGGCGAAGACACTGGCGGTCGGCCCCGACGGCCGCATCTGGGTCACGGTGCAGGGCGAAGACAAGCTGGTGGCGCTCAACGCGGCCGACGGCAGCGTCTCGGCCACCGTGCCGCTCGCCTACGGCAGCGGCCCCTATGGCGTGGCCTTCACGCCCGATGGCGCCAAGGGCTTGCTGACGCTGGAGAGCAAGTCGGTGCTGATGAGCTTCGACCCGAGCAACGGCGCCACCACCGGCGCGGTCGCGCTCGAAGGCAACCTGCGCGGCATCGCCGTGAGCGGCGATGCGCAGGTGGCCTACGTCACGCGCTTCAAGTCGAAGATGACCGGCGGCCAGTTGCACAAGGTGAACCTGCAGAGCATGAGCGCGATGCCCACCATCGCCCTGCCGGTCGACACCACCACGGTCGACACCGAGAGCCGTGCGCGCGGCGTCGCCAACTACCTGAGCCAGGTGATCATTTCGCCGGACGGCACGCGGGCGGTGCTGCCTTCGAAGAAGGACAACATCGTGCGCGGCAAGTTCAGGGACGGTATCAACCTGTCGCACGACCAGACGGTGCGTTCCATCCTCTCGCAGGTCAACCTGCAGACGGCCGCGGAAGTGTTCGCCGAACAGATCGACTTCGACGACCGGGCACCGGCACGCGCCGCGCTGTACTCGCCGTCGGGCGACTACCTCTTCGTCGCGCAGATGGAAGGCAATCGCGTGGCGATCGTCGATCCGTACAGCCGCTCGGTGCGAGGCGAAATCAACGCCAGCAGCGCGCCGCATGGCCTGTACCTGGACGCGGCGAGGAAGCGCCTGTTCGTCAACAACTTCCTCGCGCGCTCGGTGTCGGTGCACGACGTGGCCTCGGTGCTGGCTTCGGAGACCGCGGCGCCGGTCTTCCTGCAGAACGTCTCGACGGTCGCGCAGGAGCCGATGGCGGCCGCTGCGCTGCGCGGCAAGCAGGTGTTCTACAACGCGTCGGACCGGCGCATGAGCAAGGACAACTACATCTCCTGCGCGAGCTGCCATGCGGATGCCGGCGACGACGGCATGGTGTGGGACTTCACCCAGCGCGGAGAGGGCCTGCGCCGCACCATCAGCCTGATGGGACGGCGCGGTCTCGGCCACGGCAAGCTGCACTGGACGGCCAACTTCGACGAGGTGCAGGACTTCGAGAACGACATCCGCAACGAGTTCGGCGGCACCGGCTTCCTCTCGAACGCGGACTTCACAGCCACGCAAGACCCGCTGGGTGCCCCCAAGGCCGGCAAGAACGCGCAGCTGGACGATCTCGCGGCCTACCTCACCTCGCTGAACAAGTACATGCGCAGCCCGGCGCGCAACGCAGACGGCAGCCTCAGCGTCGACGCGGCGCGGGGCCAGGCGCTGTTCGCCTCGGCGCAGTGCGTGACCTGCCACACCGGCGCCACCTTCCGCGACGGACAGCGGCACGACGTGGGCACCATCCAGCTCTCGTCGGGCAAGGGCATGAACCAGCCGCTGGCGGGCGTGGGCTTCGACACGCCGACGCTCTTGGGCACCTGGAACACGACGGCCTTCTTCCACAACGGACAGGCCGCGACGCTGCAGGACGTGCTCGCCGGCGGTCACGGCAACGCCAGCAGCCTGCCGCCCGCCGACGTGGTGGCGATTCGCGAGTACGTGCGATCGCAGGACAGCGACCCGACGCCGACGATCACGCGCATCCGCTCGAACCTGAGCAACCTGTGCGTGAACATCAAGGGCGTGTCGACGACCAGCGGCGCGACGGCGGTGCAGTGGCCGTGCGGCACTGCGAGCAACGAGAAGTTCACGGTGACGAGCCTCACGGGCGGCTACGTGCAGTTCAAGGCCGAACACAGCGGCCTGTGCCTGGCACAGAGCGGCACCGCGACGACGAACGCGGCGGTGGTGCAGCTGGCCTGCTCGGCCGGCGACACGACGCAGTGGAGCCTGGTGGGCGGCACGATCAAGAACCGCGCCTCGGGTTCGTGCCTCGACGTTCCGAACGCCTCGACGGCGCAGGACACGGCGTTGATCACCTGGACCTGCAACGGCGGCACCAACCAGAGCTGGACTCAACTGCCCTGA
- a CDS encoding class I fructose-bisphosphate aldolase encodes MSKDKTARLNRLLTNGRCLDIALDHGVCNEPSFLDGLEDMPQVIDKLVAAGPDALQLNYGQSDLLQDRPGRDKPALVMRIDMGNPYNATLHRVMWAQLQNEHDPVLPAVQRDAACVVVNLFMLPNEPDLFRQCVQNIARVRADCDRYGMPLMIEPLVMQSPTPGSRYMVDGDAEKIVTLVRLAREMGADIVKADPTSDPKDFHRVVQAARCPVLVRGGGREDLSQVFARSRTLLDQGAVGMVYGRNVYQHGNPSAVVSALMAMIHRDASAEAALDIYESGGTKQGK; translated from the coding sequence ATGTCGAAAGACAAGACAGCACGGCTCAACCGCCTGCTCACCAACGGCCGCTGCCTGGACATCGCCCTCGATCACGGCGTGTGCAACGAGCCCTCATTCCTAGACGGCCTGGAGGACATGCCCCAGGTCATCGACAAGCTCGTGGCCGCCGGCCCCGATGCGCTGCAACTCAACTACGGCCAGTCCGACCTGCTGCAGGACCGCCCCGGCCGCGACAAGCCCGCGCTGGTGATGCGCATCGACATGGGCAACCCCTACAACGCCACGCTGCACCGCGTGATGTGGGCGCAATTGCAGAACGAGCACGACCCGGTGTTGCCGGCGGTGCAGCGCGACGCGGCCTGCGTGGTGGTCAACCTCTTCATGCTGCCGAACGAACCCGACCTGTTCCGCCAGTGCGTGCAGAACATCGCGCGCGTTCGCGCCGATTGCGACCGCTACGGCATGCCGCTGATGATCGAGCCGCTGGTGATGCAGTCGCCCACGCCCGGCAGCCGTTACATGGTCGATGGCGATGCCGAAAAGATCGTGACGCTGGTGCGCCTCGCGCGCGAGATGGGCGCCGACATCGTCAAGGCCGACCCGACCAGCGATCCGAAGGATTTCCACCGCGTGGTGCAGGCCGCGCGCTGCCCCGTGCTTGTGCGCGGCGGCGGACGCGAAGACCTGTCGCAGGTGTTCGCGCGCTCGCGCACGCTGCTGGACCAGGGCGCGGTCGGCATGGTGTACGGACGCAATGTCTATCAGCACGGCAATCCGTCCGCGGTGGTCAGCGCACTGATGGCCATGATCCATCGCGATGCCAGCGCCGAGGCGGCCTTGGACATCTACGAATCCGGCGGCACGAAGCAAGGCAAGTAA
- a CDS encoding ABC transporter permease, with amino-acid sequence MNYPAQLDAGLPPRNSGQSGQSGGDPVKPANKLTSMREAGLLLIIAVLCIAMSFASPYFLTWDNVRAMLLSFSIEGIVVVGMTILLIVGGIDLSVGSVVCFAMVVTGKLFLMGVDPWLASLVAIGMCGLIGAMIGGCVTRIGLNHFIASLAFMVIVRGLCLALTQGTPQSLFSLPAEFKFIGQGTLFGVPAVILIFLAIVVVSDFVLRRSTLLRRVFYTGSNEKAALYSGIRVGRVKFWVTVLCSASAGLAGVIYTARFGAATPTFGMGMELNVIAAAVIGGASLKGGSGTVLGAVLGLALLSVVTSSLILLDVSPYWQDVIKGLILLAAVTIDHIMNTRKKTR; translated from the coding sequence ATGAACTACCCGGCACAACTCGATGCGGGCCTTCCTCCTCGGAATTCTGGGCAATCTGGCCAATCAGGAGGCGACCCCGTGAAACCCGCCAACAAACTCACGAGCATGCGAGAAGCAGGGCTGCTTCTGATCATTGCGGTGCTCTGCATCGCGATGAGCTTCGCATCGCCCTACTTCCTCACCTGGGACAACGTGCGCGCGATGCTGTTGTCCTTCTCCATCGAAGGCATCGTGGTGGTGGGCATGACGATCCTCCTGATCGTCGGCGGCATCGACCTCTCGGTGGGCTCGGTGGTGTGCTTCGCGATGGTGGTGACGGGCAAGCTCTTCCTGATGGGCGTGGACCCGTGGCTCGCGAGCCTGGTGGCCATCGGCATGTGCGGGCTCATCGGCGCGATGATCGGCGGCTGCGTCACGCGCATCGGCCTCAATCACTTCATCGCCTCGCTGGCCTTCATGGTGATCGTGCGGGGGCTGTGTCTCGCGCTCACGCAGGGCACGCCGCAGTCGCTGTTCTCGCTGCCGGCGGAGTTCAAGTTCATCGGCCAAGGCACGCTCTTCGGTGTGCCGGCGGTCATCCTGATCTTCCTGGCGATCGTGGTGGTGAGCGACTTCGTGCTGCGCCGCTCGACGCTCCTGCGCCGCGTGTTCTACACGGGCAGCAACGAGAAGGCGGCGCTCTATTCGGGCATTCGCGTGGGCCGTGTGAAGTTCTGGGTCACGGTGCTGTGCTCGGCTTCGGCGGGCCTGGCCGGCGTGATCTACACCGCGCGCTTCGGCGCCGCCACGCCGACCTTCGGCATGGGCATGGAACTGAACGTGATCGCGGCTGCCGTGATCGGCGGCGCCAGCCTCAAGGGTGGCTCGGGCACGGTGCTGGGCGCCGTCCTCGGCCTGGCGCTCCTCTCGGTGGTGACCAGCTCGCTGATCCTGCTGGACGTGTCGCCTTACTGGCAGGACGTGATCAAGGGCTTGATCCTGCTCGCGGCCGTGACCATCGACCACATCATGAACACCAGAAAGAAGACCCGATGA